The Triticum aestivum cultivar Chinese Spring chromosome 3A, IWGSC CS RefSeq v2.1, whole genome shotgun sequence genome includes a region encoding these proteins:
- the LOC123060371 gene encoding zinc finger CCCH domain-containing protein 2 has translation MMMMSEGVSVPPWGSHLPVSGVDAGGGGGGDETPFLFAALRQYLPCNDLVGAGAGAEDEDEAAAMAAAVDAYACDEFRMYDFKVRRCARGRSHDWTECPFAHPGEKARRRDPRKYHYSGTACPDFRKGGCKRGDACEYAHGVFECWLHPARYRTQPCKDGTACRRRVCFFAHTPDQLRAMPSQHSSPRSTPLSPLAESYDGSPLRRQAFESYLSKSIMSSSPTSTLLSSPPKSPPSESPPLSPDGAASFRRGSWPGVGSPVNDVLASLRQLRLAKAQASPSGGWSGYPTSPAAYGSPKGAGLYSLPTTPMGTQTSASSFMANLEPLNLRFIDDEEPVQRVESGRALREKVFERLSRDGAAPRSCEVVGAGAGGPDVGWVSDLIN, from the coding sequence ATGATGATGATGAGCGAGGGAGTGAGCGTGCCGCCGTGGGGCAGCCACCTGCCCGTGAGCGGCgtcgacgccggcggcggcggcggaggcgacgagACGCCGTTCCTGTTCGCGGCGCTGCGCCAGTACCTGCCGTGCAACGACCTTgtcggcgcgggcgcgggcgccgaggacgaggacgaggcggcAGCCATGGCGGCCGCGGTGGACGCCTACGCCTGCGACGAGTTCCGCATGTACGACTTCAAGGTGCGCCGCTGCGCGAGGGGCCGCAGCCACGACTGGACCGAGTGCCCCTTCGCGCACCCGGGGGAGAAGGCGCGCCGCCGCGACCCGCGCAAGTACCACTACTCCGGCACCGCCTGCCCCGACTTCCGCAAGGGCGGCTGCAAGCGCGGGGACGCCTGCGAGTACGCGCACGGCGTCTTCGAGTGCTGGCTCCACCCGGCGCGCTACCGCACGCAGCCCTGCAAGGACGGCActgcctgccgccgccgcgtcTGCTTCTTCGCCCACACCCCGGACCAGCTCCGCGCCATGCCGTCCCAGCACTCCAGCCCCAGGAGCACGCCCCTCTCGCCGCTCGCCGAGTCCTACGACGGCTCGCCGCTCCGCCGCCAGGCGTTCGAGAGCTACCTCAGCAAGAGCATCATGTCATCCTCGCCCACCAGCACCCTGCTCTCCTCGCCGCCCAAGTCGCCCCCGTCCGAGTCGCCGCCATTGTCTCCCGACGGGGCCGCCTCCTTCCGCCGCGGCTCTTGGCCCGGCGTCGGGTCGCCCGTCAATGACGTCCTCGCTTCGCTCCGCCAGCTGCGCCTCGCCAAGGCGCAGGCGTCCCCGTCCGGCGGCTGGTCCGGCTACCCCACCTCCCCTGCCGCCTACGGCTCGCCCAAGGGCGCCGGCCTCTACAGCCTCCCCACCACCCCCATGGGCACTCAGACCAGCGCCTCCAGCTTCATGGCCAACCTGGAGCCACTGAACCTCCGCTTCATCGACGACGAGGAGCCGGTCCAGAGGGTGGAGTCCGGGAGGGCGCTCCGGGAGAAAGTGTTCGAGCGGCTGAGCCGAGACGGTGCCGCGCCCCGCAGCTGCGAGGTCGTCGGCGCCGGAGCAGGCGGCCCCGACGTCGGCTGGGTCTCCGACCTGATCAACTGA